The Limnochorda sp. LNt genome includes a region encoding these proteins:
- a CDS encoding C-terminal helicase domain-containing protein, whose product MRLVRRLGDEHVLVFTEYVATQRALAERLAELGRPVVLFHGGLSAMQRDWARAVFESQAPIMVSTDAGAEGVNLQFCRHLIDVDLPWNPMRIEQRIGRLHRLGQRRDVHVWNLVAAGTIEEYVVYLLHRKLDLFRRFVGPLDAVVGQPRELGRLERRLARLLARPEREPDAGHRIRQALQELAEEWQRLLVDLEGGDARD is encoded by the coding sequence GTGCGCCTGGTGCGGCGCCTGGGCGACGAGCACGTGCTGGTCTTCACCGAGTACGTGGCCACCCAGCGGGCCCTGGCCGAGCGCCTGGCCGAGCTGGGGCGGCCGGTGGTGCTCTTCCACGGGGGGCTGTCCGCCATGCAGCGGGACTGGGCCCGGGCCGTCTTCGAGAGCCAGGCTCCCATCATGGTCTCCACCGATGCCGGCGCCGAGGGGGTCAACCTGCAGTTTTGCCGGCACCTGATCGACGTCGACCTCCCCTGGAACCCCATGCGCATCGAGCAGCGCATCGGCCGCCTGCACCGCCTGGGCCAGCGCCGGGACGTACACGTCTGGAACCTGGTGGCCGCCGGCACCATCGAGGAGTACGTGGTCTACCTGCTCCACCGCAAGCTGGATCTCTTCCGGCGCTTCGTGGGGCCGCTGGACGCGGTGGTGGGCCAGCCCCGCGAGCTGGGCCGGCTCGAGCGGCGGCTGGCGCGCCTCTTGGCTCGCCCGGAGCGGGAGCCCGACGCCGGCCATCGGATTCGCCAGGCGCTGCAGGAGCTGGCGGAGGAGTGGCAGCGGCTGCTCGTGGACCTGGAGGGGGGCGACGCCCGTGACTGA